A window from Pseudomonas moraviensis encodes these proteins:
- a CDS encoding alkyl/aryl-sulfatase encodes MPRFTLSPRGLLTCLITACLSQSLLAADSPVAPSVQTAASNAGVLNTLPFSDRTDFESVSKGLIAPFKGQIKDAAGKVIWNVNAYDFLAEDKAPESVNPSLWRLARLNAHAGLFEVSPKLYQVRGLDLANMTIIEGDEGLIIIDPLTIAETARAALDLYYANRPRKPVVAVIYSHTHVDHFGGVRGVINEADVKAGKVKVYAPVGFMEHVMSENVMAGNAMSRRAQYQFGSLLPRSEKGQVDAGLGKSAPSGGTVTLIAPTELIAEPLETRTIAGLQVEFQLTPGTEAPAEMNLYLPELKALCMAENATQMMHNILTPRGAQVRDAKAWSQYLDDSLARYGDKADVLFAQHNWPTWGGERIRTLLADQRDMYAFINDRTLHLLNQGLTPLEIAEAIKKLPGSLDQKWYTRGYYGSLSFNTRAVYQRYMGFYDGNPANLNPLPPVEAARRSVEAMGGATSVLEKMRSAMASADYRWAAQLGNQLLFADPDNADARKAQAETLEQLGYQSENATWRNMYLTGAMELRVGVPPRSANSVSADMVRAMSPEMFFDYLAVRLDSDKAVANDLTLNWTFDDVQRDFTLTLRNGVLTHRAGLNPAADASVSLSRDTLEKISLKQLDFPTAMQKGLVKLQGNGQKFGLLMGSLDTFGPQFNIVTP; translated from the coding sequence ATGCCCCGTTTCACTTTGAGCCCGCGCGGCCTGCTGACCTGCCTGATCACCGCTTGCCTGAGTCAGTCGCTGCTCGCCGCTGACAGCCCGGTTGCGCCAAGCGTGCAAACCGCCGCGAGCAACGCTGGCGTCCTGAACACCCTGCCGTTCAGCGACCGCACCGATTTCGAGTCCGTCAGCAAAGGTTTGATCGCACCGTTCAAGGGCCAGATCAAGGATGCCGCCGGCAAAGTCATCTGGAACGTCAACGCCTATGACTTCCTCGCTGAGGACAAGGCGCCGGAATCGGTCAATCCGAGCCTGTGGCGACTGGCCCGGCTCAACGCCCACGCCGGTCTGTTCGAGGTCAGCCCCAAGCTGTATCAAGTGCGCGGGCTCGACCTGGCCAACATGACCATCATCGAAGGTGACGAAGGGCTGATCATCATCGATCCGCTGACCATCGCCGAAACCGCCAGGGCTGCGCTGGATCTGTACTACGCCAACCGACCGCGCAAACCAGTCGTTGCGGTGATCTACAGTCACACTCATGTCGACCACTTCGGCGGGGTGCGCGGGGTGATCAATGAGGCCGACGTCAAGGCCGGCAAGGTCAAGGTTTATGCGCCGGTCGGTTTCATGGAACACGTGATGAGCGAGAACGTCATGGCCGGCAATGCCATGAGCCGCCGCGCGCAGTACCAGTTCGGCAGTCTGTTGCCGCGCAGTGAAAAAGGTCAGGTCGACGCTGGCCTTGGCAAGAGCGCGCCCAGCGGCGGCACGGTCACGCTGATCGCGCCCACCGAGCTGATCGCCGAGCCGCTGGAAACTCGCACCATCGCTGGCCTGCAAGTTGAATTTCAACTGACCCCGGGCACCGAAGCGCCGGCGGAGATGAACCTGTATCTCCCCGAGTTGAAAGCCTTGTGCATGGCCGAAAACGCCACGCAGATGATGCACAACATCCTCACTCCGCGCGGCGCGCAAGTGCGTGATGCCAAGGCCTGGTCGCAATATCTCGATGACAGCCTGGCGCGCTATGGTGACAAAGCCGACGTGCTGTTCGCTCAGCACAACTGGCCGACCTGGGGCGGCGAGCGAATTCGTACTCTGCTCGCCGATCAGCGCGACATGTACGCCTTCATCAACGACCGCACCCTGCATTTGCTCAACCAGGGCCTGACGCCGCTGGAAATCGCCGAGGCGATCAAAAAACTGCCCGGCTCGCTCGATCAGAAGTGGTACACCCGCGGCTACTACGGCTCGCTGAGTTTCAACACCCGCGCGGTGTATCAGCGCTACATGGGTTTCTACGACGGCAACCCGGCCAACCTCAATCCGCTGCCGCCGGTGGAGGCAGCCAGACGTTCGGTCGAGGCCATGGGCGGTGCCACGTCGGTGCTGGAGAAAATGCGCAGTGCGATGGCCAGCGCGGACTACCGTTGGGCCGCGCAGTTGGGCAATCAGCTGCTGTTCGCTGACCCGGACAACGCGGATGCACGCAAGGCTCAGGCCGAGACCCTGGAGCAGCTGGGTTATCAAAGCGAGAACGCCACCTGGCGCAACATGTACCTGACCGGGGCGATGGAACTGCGCGTCGGCGTGCCGCCGCGATCAGCCAATTCCGTGTCGGCGGACATGGTGCGGGCGATGAGTCCGGAAATGTTCTTCGACTACCTCGCGGTACGCCTGGACAGCGACAAAGCCGTGGCCAATGACCTGACGCTGAACTGGACGTTCGACGATGTGCAAAGGGATTTCACCCTGACCTTGCGCAACGGCGTGCTGACTCACCGCGCCGGCCTGAATCCGGCGGCGGATGCCAGTGTCAGCCTCAGCCGCGATACGCTGGAAAAGATCAGCCTCAAGCAACTGGACTTCCCGACGGCGATGCAGAAGGGGCTGGTGAAGCTGCAGGGTAATGGTCAGAAATTCGGGCTGTTGATGGGCAGCCTGGATACATTCGGACCGCAGTTCAATATCGTCACGCCGTAA
- a CDS encoding helix-turn-helix domain-containing protein, producing the protein MSQPVFASSAFVRTILAHARQSGLCPQHLMARAGICPSVLAGAHQLIAARSVEQLWRECEWAGVAPTFGCELADGMATDCLQGLNILLDSAVTLRASLKCFIDCLPRVINYVAVELVEAGDVAHLRLRSLQEPLHHFALDAAAVTLVRNIARRSGRAPGDLFVNVSLRAAQMAGSLLREIGVAVEQGEHLRLTLPRSCLDQALPGANPFLHQSVLRHWHAEASAPARQDNLTMASHWLTAGDQPIERIAERLGYRQPSNFIRAFRKQFGTTPKQFRLNTGQVC; encoded by the coding sequence ATGTCCCAGCCTGTGTTCGCTTCCAGCGCTTTTGTCCGCACGATTCTCGCTCATGCTCGGCAGTCCGGACTGTGCCCGCAACACTTGATGGCGCGCGCCGGGATTTGCCCGTCAGTGCTCGCTGGGGCGCATCAATTGATCGCCGCACGATCGGTTGAACAGTTGTGGCGTGAGTGTGAGTGGGCGGGGGTGGCGCCGACGTTCGGCTGTGAACTGGCCGACGGGATGGCGACCGATTGCCTGCAAGGACTGAATATTCTCCTCGACTCGGCGGTGACCTTGCGCGCCAGTCTGAAGTGCTTCATCGACTGCTTGCCACGGGTGATCAACTACGTCGCGGTGGAGTTGGTCGAGGCAGGCGATGTTGCTCATTTGCGCCTGCGTTCGCTGCAGGAGCCGCTCCATCATTTCGCTCTGGACGCGGCGGCCGTGACGCTGGTGCGCAATATTGCCCGGCGGTCGGGCAGGGCGCCGGGAGATTTGTTTGTGAATGTCAGCCTGCGCGCTGCGCAAATGGCCGGGAGTTTGCTGCGTGAAATTGGTGTTGCGGTGGAGCAGGGCGAGCACCTGCGCCTGACATTGCCGCGCTCATGTCTCGATCAGGCCTTGCCTGGCGCCAATCCGTTTTTGCACCAAAGCGTGCTGCGCCACTGGCACGCTGAAGCCAGCGCACCTGCGCGCCAGGACAATCTGACAATGGCGAGCCACTGGCTGACGGCGGGCGATCAGCCGATCGAGCGCATAGCCGAACGGCTGGGCTATCGGCAGCCCAGTAACTTTATCCGCGCGTTCCGCAAACAGTTCGGGACTACGCCGAAGCAGTTTCGGCTGAACACTGGGCAGGTCTGTTGA
- a CDS encoding LysR family transcriptional regulator — protein sequence MDLRQLRHLVALADCRNFGRAAEAINLSQPAFSRSIQTLERDLDCALVERSSREFRLTGQGELVLQHARRLLAGSQALHNELTQYNGLTGGELQFGCGPYPAQVLVPEALADFIQAHPAIRTRFHQGDWQQLSLWLREQQIEFFVADARHFVSDPQYQVHQLRRRPGRFFCRAGHPLVAQADLQLRALLDYPIVGTRIPPMIRKVLADILGESDFTPSVECAQFDAIQRVVLRSDAVGLATLEALREQLDEGLIELLDFVDVPHDEAALQLGYGIVSRAGYTLTPAARAMIEAILSVDQRLLTANR from the coding sequence ATGGACCTTCGCCAGCTTCGCCACCTGGTCGCCCTCGCAGACTGTCGCAATTTCGGCCGCGCCGCCGAGGCGATCAACTTGAGCCAACCGGCGTTCAGCCGCAGCATCCAGACGCTGGAGCGCGACCTCGATTGCGCGCTGGTCGAGCGCAGCAGCCGTGAATTCCGCCTGACCGGGCAAGGTGAATTGGTGCTGCAGCACGCGCGGCGCCTGCTCGCCGGCAGTCAGGCACTGCACAATGAATTGACGCAATACAACGGCCTCACCGGCGGCGAACTGCAATTCGGTTGCGGCCCGTATCCGGCGCAAGTGCTGGTGCCCGAAGCGCTGGCCGATTTCATTCAGGCGCATCCGGCGATTCGCACGCGCTTTCACCAAGGCGACTGGCAGCAACTGTCGCTGTGGTTGCGCGAACAGCAGATCGAGTTTTTCGTCGCGGACGCGCGGCACTTCGTCAGTGATCCGCAGTATCAGGTGCACCAGCTGCGCAGGCGGCCGGGACGGTTTTTCTGTCGCGCCGGGCATCCGCTGGTTGCGCAGGCAGACCTGCAATTGCGCGCCCTGCTCGATTACCCGATCGTCGGCACGCGCATTCCACCGATGATCCGCAAGGTGCTCGCCGATATCCTCGGTGAGTCCGACTTCACGCCGAGCGTGGAGTGTGCACAATTCGACGCCATCCAGCGTGTGGTCCTGCGCTCTGATGCCGTGGGTCTGGCGACGCTTGAGGCCTTGCGTGAACAGCTCGACGAGGGCCTGATCGAGCTGCTCGATTTTGTCGACGTACCGCACGACGAGGCGGCACTGCAATTGGGTTACGGCATCGTCAGCCGCGCCGGCTATACCCTGACGCCTGCCGCGCGGGCGATGATCGAGGCGATCCTTAGCGTCGATCAACGTTTGCTGACCGCCAATCGATGA
- a CDS encoding AraC family transcriptional regulator, whose amino-acid sequence MSKFTPFAANAFYAPTLLPAIEELLARGITQGAIEAQLRRSLSDLRTPFMRMPLLMSRRFWSFAVEQSGDPSIGLAAGERFVSTATNGLTYLFDVAVSLQRACEFFAEYFAFFNGHLRMEIMREHRGVTLRLLETGSLGAPAALTDYILVSLCSLVRRKLLASGLKGDPVLGVALVSASREQHETAFRAPVSAEQSCAAIQLDPQLFAMPLTPGNPALEATLIDLLEQTRRHSEPTLLEQLSDYLIEDLATAHWQQFCATQHVLERTAARRLKALGWTFSELLDEYRHYRAEDLLQAGALELVEVADRLGYSDVQGFNRACLRWLGCAPGVYRARFIKG is encoded by the coding sequence ATGAGCAAATTCACGCCGTTCGCCGCCAATGCCTTTTACGCGCCGACCCTGTTGCCGGCCATTGAAGAATTGCTCGCGCGCGGCATTACCCAAGGCGCAATCGAAGCCCAACTGCGCCGCAGCCTGTCTGATCTGCGCACGCCGTTCATGCGCATGCCGCTGCTGATGTCGCGGCGCTTCTGGTCGTTTGCCGTGGAGCAGAGCGGAGATCCGTCGATCGGTCTGGCGGCGGGTGAACGCTTTGTTTCGACCGCCACCAACGGTTTGACCTATCTGTTCGATGTCGCCGTGTCGCTGCAACGTGCCTGCGAGTTTTTCGCCGAGTATTTTGCGTTTTTCAACGGGCATTTGCGCATGGAGATCATGCGTGAACACCGTGGGGTCACGCTGCGTCTGCTCGAGACGGGCAGTCTCGGTGCTCCGGCAGCGCTGACCGATTACATCCTTGTCAGCCTGTGCAGCCTGGTGCGACGCAAGTTGCTCGCCAGCGGTTTGAAGGGTGACCCGGTGCTGGGTGTGGCGCTGGTGTCGGCAAGCCGCGAACAACACGAAACAGCGTTCCGCGCCCCGGTGAGCGCAGAGCAGTCATGCGCGGCGATTCAACTGGATCCGCAGCTGTTCGCAATGCCGTTGACGCCGGGCAATCCGGCGCTGGAAGCAACCTTGATCGATTTGCTGGAGCAGACCCGCCGTCACAGTGAACCGACCTTGCTGGAACAGCTCAGCGATTACCTGATCGAGGATCTGGCGACAGCGCACTGGCAGCAATTCTGCGCAACGCAGCATGTGCTCGAGCGCACGGCGGCACGGCGCCTGAAGGCGTTGGGCTGGACCTTCAGCGAACTGCTTGACGAGTATCGCCACTACCGGGCCGAGGACCTGTTGCAGGCCGGGGCATTGGAATTGGTGGAAGTGGCGGATCGGTTGGGTTACAGCGATGTGCAGGGATTCAACCGGGCGTGTCTGCGCTGGCTGGGGTGCGCGCCGGGGGTATATCGGGCGCGGTTCATCAAGGGTTGA
- a CDS encoding sulfatase-like hydrolase/transferase, translating into MFRYAKELLLVVFLLLYSDYYLERLNAIGWSLNALVFGAVFLALTLALYLAAYIRQALVRHAFALTMFAAAVFFDVYTRVTADYLRYSDFVSLVYSGGFIQEAAYQYRDAILRAVLSGLLLLFGIGLKPRHPLVVPNTLRIAAPIVGVLMLSALLFLRAGEGARGLPIMYTPLAYLNLFAYEALHDTVGPREPVTLARAAPAVGHDIVLIIDESISGNYLDINAPFGVHSNLNQAPAGVDVFNFGYAASIANCSADTNVTLRYGGTRADYRRINSTQPSIWQYAKKAGLGTVYIDAQRTAGNLQNLMTAAEKNDIDSFVQFDQTSVRDRDMAAAAKLIELLNDERPELIVINKVGAHFPVHDKYPDAFMAYRPTLPRGQFTEVADTGERAGFNGQPDDWVLYRNAYKNTLLWNVGEFFARVFAQANLRNALLIYTSDHGQDLHERGNPGLNTHCGGDPVEEEGLVPLVVIQGSGLRTPDWAANLPANKDRSSHYNIFPTLLQVMGYDLAGIEALYGKPLSVPTADEFTFNYRFNARLGAKPEWKHIDLGSIVTPERAPATVASGQ; encoded by the coding sequence ATGTTCAGATATGCCAAAGAACTCCTTTTAGTTGTCTTTTTGCTGTTGTATTCCGACTATTACCTGGAGCGGTTAAATGCTATCGGGTGGAGTTTGAATGCACTTGTTTTTGGCGCGGTGTTTTTGGCGCTGACTTTAGCGTTATATCTGGCTGCCTATATAAGGCAAGCTCTCGTTCGACATGCATTCGCATTAACGATGTTTGCGGCGGCGGTTTTTTTCGATGTCTATACCCGGGTCACTGCGGATTACCTGAGGTACAGCGATTTTGTCTCGCTGGTGTATTCCGGTGGCTTCATTCAGGAAGCGGCCTATCAGTATCGCGACGCGATCCTGCGCGCGGTGCTCAGCGGCTTGCTGCTGTTGTTCGGCATCGGGCTCAAGCCGCGTCATCCACTGGTCGTACCGAACACGCTGCGGATCGCGGCGCCCATCGTCGGTGTGTTGATGCTCAGCGCTCTGTTGTTTTTGCGTGCGGGAGAGGGCGCCCGGGGCCTGCCGATCATGTACACGCCTTTGGCCTATTTGAATCTGTTTGCCTATGAAGCGCTGCACGATACCGTCGGCCCGCGTGAACCAGTGACGCTGGCGCGCGCCGCGCCTGCCGTCGGCCACGACATCGTGCTGATCATCGATGAAAGCATTTCCGGCAATTACCTCGACATCAACGCGCCGTTCGGCGTGCACAGCAACCTCAACCAGGCGCCGGCCGGGGTCGATGTCTTCAACTTTGGCTACGCCGCGTCCATTGCCAATTGCAGCGCAGATACCAATGTCACCTTGCGCTACGGCGGCACTCGCGCCGATTACAGGCGCATCAACAGCACGCAGCCGTCGATCTGGCAGTACGCGAAAAAGGCCGGGCTCGGCACGGTGTACATCGACGCCCAGCGCACCGCCGGCAACCTGCAGAACCTGATGACCGCCGCCGAGAAAAACGACATCGACAGCTTTGTGCAGTTCGACCAGACCAGCGTCCGTGATCGCGACATGGCGGCAGCGGCAAAGCTGATCGAGTTGCTCAACGACGAGCGTCCCGAGCTGATCGTGATCAACAAGGTCGGCGCGCATTTTCCGGTGCACGATAAATACCCGGACGCGTTCATGGCTTACCGGCCAACGCTGCCACGCGGGCAGTTCACCGAAGTCGCCGACACCGGGGAACGTGCCGGTTTCAACGGCCAGCCGGATGACTGGGTGCTGTATCGCAACGCCTACAAGAACACGCTGTTGTGGAATGTCGGCGAGTTCTTCGCCCGGGTCTTTGCCCAGGCCAATCTGCGCAACGCGCTGCTGATCTACACCTCCGATCATGGCCAGGATCTGCATGAACGCGGCAACCCGGGTTTGAATACCCATTGCGGCGGCGACCCGGTGGAAGAGGAGGGGCTGGTGCCGTTGGTGGTGATTCAGGGAAGTGGGCTCAGGACGCCGGACTGGGCGGCGAATCTGCCGGCCAACAAGGACCGCTCCAGCCACTACAACATTTTCCCGACGCTGTTGCAGGTGATGGGTTACGACCTGGCGGGGATTGAAGCGCTGTATGGCAAACCGCTGAGCGTACCGACGGCGGATGAGTTCACTTTCAACTACCGCTTCAATGCGCGGTTGGGGGCCAAGCCTGAGTGGAAGCATATTGATCTGGGCAGCATCGTTACCCCGGAGCGGGCGCCTGCCACTGTGGCTTCGGGGCAGTGA
- a CDS encoding UDP-glucose dehydrogenase family protein, with translation MDVSVFGTGYVGLIQAAALADVGHRVLCIDIDPNKIKQLQQAVPPISEPGLSATLEENIKAGRLSFSTQASDAVTHAELIFIAVGTPADEDGSADLSHVLNVARQIAGLMEADRTLIIKSTVPVGTADQVLAAATSELLQRGKTELQVRVVSNPEFLKEGSALADCMRPDRIIIGTRDDAAREQMSELYAPFCRNHEKLMFMDNRSAELTKYAANAMLATRISFMNELANLTELLGADIEAVRKGIGSDPRIGYHFIYPGCGFGGSCFPKDLRALLHTAEHNGMPLKLLRSVTDVNDSQRHILFSKLRAQFPQGLAGKSIAVWGLAFKPNTDDMREAPSRYLMDALWAEGASVQAYDPEAMSECRRLYGYRNDLHLCATRDDTLEDADALVICTEWKNFRVVDFELLAEKLRSKVIIDGRNLYNPEQVAAAGLHYSGIGLRHIAPEGPRP, from the coding sequence ATGGACGTGAGCGTATTTGGCACTGGCTATGTCGGACTTATACAAGCCGCCGCACTTGCCGATGTCGGCCATCGGGTTTTATGCATTGATATTGATCCGAACAAGATCAAACAACTGCAACAAGCGGTGCCGCCCATCAGTGAGCCAGGCCTGTCCGCAACACTTGAAGAAAACATCAAGGCCGGGCGCCTGTCGTTCAGCACCCAGGCCAGCGATGCGGTGACTCACGCCGAGCTGATCTTCATCGCCGTCGGCACTCCGGCGGACGAGGATGGCTCCGCCGATCTCAGCCATGTGCTCAACGTCGCCCGGCAGATTGCCGGACTGATGGAAGCCGATCGCACGCTGATCATCAAATCCACCGTGCCGGTCGGTACTGCCGATCAGGTTCTGGCCGCAGCCACCAGCGAATTGCTGCAACGGGGCAAAACCGAGCTGCAGGTACGCGTGGTGTCGAACCCGGAATTCCTCAAGGAAGGCAGCGCCCTCGCCGACTGCATGCGCCCGGACCGGATCATCATCGGCACCCGCGACGACGCTGCCCGCGAGCAGATGAGCGAGCTGTACGCGCCGTTCTGCCGCAACCACGAAAAACTGATGTTCATGGACAACCGCAGCGCCGAACTGACCAAGTACGCGGCCAACGCGATGCTCGCCACCCGCATCAGTTTCATGAACGAACTGGCCAACCTCACCGAACTGCTCGGCGCCGATATCGAGGCGGTGCGCAAAGGCATCGGCTCCGATCCGCGCATCGGCTACCACTTCATTTATCCGGGCTGCGGCTTCGGTGGCTCGTGCTTTCCCAAGGACCTGCGGGCGCTGCTGCACACCGCCGAACACAACGGCATGCCGTTGAAACTGCTGCGCAGCGTCACCGACGTCAACGACAGCCAGCGGCACATCCTCTTCAGCAAATTGCGCGCGCAGTTTCCGCAGGGCCTGGCCGGCAAATCCATTGCGGTCTGGGGCCTGGCGTTCAAACCGAACACCGATGATATGCGCGAAGCCCCCAGCCGTTATCTGATGGACGCGTTGTGGGCCGAAGGCGCCAGTGTGCAGGCCTATGATCCGGAAGCCATGTCCGAATGCCGGCGCCTCTATGGCTATCGCAACGACCTGCACCTGTGCGCCACACGCGACGACACCCTCGAAGACGCCGACGCGCTGGTGATCTGCACCGAGTGGAAAAACTTCCGCGTGGTCGATTTCGAGCTGCTCGCCGAGAAGCTGCGGTCGAAGGTGATCATCGACGGCCGCAACCTCTACAACCCGGAACAAGTGGCCGCCGCCGGCCTGCATTACAGCGGTATCGGTCTGCGCCACATCGCCCCTGAAGGGCCACGGCCATGA
- a CDS encoding NAD-dependent epimerase, whose amino-acid sequence MKILVTGAAGFIGAHCVLRLLRDGHAVVGLDNFNHYYDPQLKHDRVQWVREQAGDFQLATVDLAHASAIDAFFAREQPQVVIHLAAQAGVRYSLDNPRAYLDSNLNGFLNILESCRHYPVEHLIYASSSSVYGANQHTPYSVKDGVNHPLSLYAATKKANELMAHSYSHLFGIPCTGLRFFTVYGPWGRPDMSPIQFARAISEGEPLKLFNYGEHQRDFTYIDDIIESIARLINQPPHANPQWDREQPDPASSMAPWRLFNIGGQQPVALKTYLALMEKHLDQKAIVELLPLQPGDVLNTCAEASDLAQATGFQPRIELDEGLGRFIAWFRDYYPTARAPLAAE is encoded by the coding sequence ATGAAGATTCTGGTGACCGGTGCCGCCGGTTTCATTGGTGCCCATTGCGTCCTGCGCTTGCTGCGCGACGGGCATGCGGTGGTTGGCCTGGACAATTTCAATCACTACTACGACCCGCAACTCAAGCATGACCGCGTGCAGTGGGTGCGCGAGCAGGCTGGCGATTTTCAGCTCGCCACTGTGGATCTGGCTCACGCTTCAGCCATCGACGCATTTTTTGCCCGCGAGCAGCCGCAAGTGGTGATTCATCTGGCCGCGCAAGCCGGGGTTCGGTATTCCCTGGACAATCCCCGGGCGTATCTGGACAGCAACCTCAACGGTTTCCTGAACATTCTCGAGAGCTGCCGGCATTACCCGGTCGAGCACCTGATCTACGCCTCGTCGAGTTCGGTGTACGGCGCCAACCAGCACACGCCTTACTCGGTCAAGGATGGCGTCAACCATCCGCTGTCGCTGTACGCCGCGACCAAGAAAGCCAACGAGCTGATGGCGCACAGCTACAGCCATCTATTCGGCATTCCCTGCACCGGCCTGCGCTTTTTCACCGTCTATGGGCCTTGGGGCCGGCCAGACATGTCGCCAATCCAGTTCGCCCGGGCGATCAGCGAAGGCGAGCCGCTGAAGCTGTTCAATTACGGCGAGCATCAGCGCGATTTCACCTACATCGACGACATCATCGAAAGCATTGCCCGCCTGATCAATCAGCCACCGCATGCCAACCCGCAGTGGGATCGCGAGCAGCCCGACCCCGCCAGCAGCATGGCGCCGTGGCGCCTGTTCAACATCGGCGGGCAGCAGCCCGTCGCGCTGAAAACCTACCTCGCGCTGATGGAAAAACACCTCGACCAGAAAGCCATTGTCGAGCTGCTGCCCCTGCAACCGGGCGACGTGCTCAACACCTGCGCCGAGGCCAGCGATCTGGCCCAGGCCACCGGATTCCAGCCTCGGATAGAACTGGATGAAGGACTGGGCCGCTTCATTGCCTGGTTCCGCGACTACTACCCCACTGCCCGTGCGCCGCTTGCGGCTGAATGA